TGTCCAGTGCGTGGTCATGTCCAGCGGTCTCCCCGTGATTCGCGTTGCCGACCTGATTTTCGCGCGGTGGGCGAATGGATGCAAGCACGCGGTGGGGTGGCGCTTGACAGAATATCTACCGCATGGTACATTTAGACCTACCAGTTGGTAGACACGCGATGAACCGTACGATCGTCGACCTCGAAGCCGGTCTCGACATGAAGGCGCGCATCACCGCCGCCGCGATACGCCTGTTTGGCGCGCACGGATACGAGGGGGCTTCCCTCCAAGCCATCGCGGACGCGGTCGGTATCCGCAAGCAATCGCTGTTGCATCACTTCCCCTCCAAAGAAACCCTGCACCGTCACGTGGTCGAGTCGCTGGTCGTGTACTGGAAGAATGAGCTGCCGCGCCTGCTTGCCGCAACGGAAAGCGGATACGGCCGCTTCGACGCTACCATGACCGCGCTGGTACAGTTCTTCCTGGAGGACCCGGACCGCGCGCGCCTGACCGTGCGCGAGATGCTGGACCGGCCAGCAATGCTCGCCGCCATGATGCGCGAACACCTCAGCCCTTGGGCGCGTCTGATTGCCGACTATATTCGCATGGGACAGGACTCGGGCCTCATCCGGGCCGATATCCGGCCGGAATCGTATCTCATTCAGGTGATGCTGATGATCATCGCCACAGCGGGGCTGGGGCCGGTCGCCTCGGTGCTTGTGCATGGAGACCATGAAGAAAGCAGGCCGGACGTGGCGGAACTGGTGCGCATTGCGCACGACTCCTTGTTCAAGAAGCCGCGGTCCGTCCGCGCGCAATAAGAGACATGGAACGATATGGACATTTTGGAGCAAGCAAGTGAACAAGGGAATTCAACCATGAGCGTGCTGGTCTTGCTGGAACAACGGGGGGAATTGAAGCCCTGCGCATTCGAAGCGGCCACGGCGGCGGGAAAGGTGGCGCGCGCGGCGGGGCTGGAGTTGAACGCGGTCTACATCGGCCAAGCCTTGGCGGACCAGGCTGACCTGTTGAAAGGCTTTGGCTTTGGGAAGGTCTTCGCGTACGAGCGCGGCGAATTGGGGCATTACTCGAACGATGCCTACGTGCCCATCGTGCGCGACCTCGTCCGCGAACTCGGCGCGCGTGTCGTCATTGGCTCCGCCACAGCGCTGGGCCGGGAGTACTGCGCGTCCGTGGCCGCGCGTTTGGGCGCGGAATTGCTGCAGGACTGCCTGGACGTCTGGTGGGACGGCGGATTGATGGCGCGAAAGCCCGTCTATGCAGGCAAAGTGCTCTCAGACGTGCGGGTGACGGGTGCGCCCGCGATGGTCTCGCTGCGTCCGAATGTCATTCCGGTGGTGCGCGAGGGCGACGCCGCGCCCGAGGTCGTGCGCCGCGAGATGCCGTCCGTGACTCTGCGCACGGTGCTGAAACAGGCCGCCGAAGCCGCCGCGGGGACGGTCGAACTCACGGAAGCCAAGATTGTCGTGTCCGGCGGGCGCGGAATCGGCGGCCCCGAGAACTGGCCGGTGCTCCAGGCTTTGTGCGACGTGCTTGGCGCGGCCTTAGGCGCGAGCCGCGCGGCCGTGGACGCGGGCTGGATTCATCACGCGCATCAGGTTGGCCAGACGGGCAAGGTGGTCAGTCCGGACGTATACATTGCGTGCGGTATCAGCGGTGCGATTCAGCATCAGGCGGGCATGCGCACCTCCAAGATTATCGTGGCGATCAACAAGGATACGAATGCGCCCATTTTCAAGCTGTGCGATTACGGGATCGTGGGCGACTTGTTCGAGGTGGCGCCTATGCTGACGGAGGAATTGCGCAAGGTGCGCGCGGCTTGACGGGGATATCAGTCTCGAGATTTCAGGTCTGAGATTTGAGATGTGACAAGGCGGGCGGAAATGCCGCGCCTTATGGGTGACGTACTATGCTGACCTTACCTGAGAAGGTGCTGTTCGCACTGGTTCTGGCGGGAGCGGCCTCCTATTTCGCGGTGCGTATTGCGACCCTCGTGCGCCTGATCCGGCTGGGAAAGCCGGACCCGGACCACCGCTCGTTCAAGAGCGGTATCGGCGGCGCGCTGATCGATGTCTTCACGCAGCGCAAGGTGTTCCGAAAACCGGCGGTGGGCTTGCTGCACATCTGCATCGTGTGGGGCTTCTTCGTATTCGCGGTCAACACGGTCAACCACTTTACCGGAGCCTTTCTGCCGGGGTTCCGCCTATTCGGCGCAACGTCGCTCTCGCTGTACTATGCCTCGCTGGCCGACATCTTCGCGGTCCTGATTATCGCCGGTGTCGCCGGGCTGGCCGTGCGCCGCTACGCATTCCGGCCGGAGAGCCTGACGCCGCGTTCGGTGGAATCCGCCGTGGTGTTTCTCGGCATCGGCGGCGCGATGGCCGCCTACCTGCTGTCACATGCGGCCGCGGTGGCCATGGACCGGCTCGACCACGCATCGTATTACGTGATATCGGCGCGGCTCGCGCAGGTCTTTTCCGGCATGGGTGCGCTTCCGCTGACGGTGTTCGCGCATGCGGCCTGGTGGGCGGACGCGCTGCTGCACCTGATGCTGGTCGCGCTGCTGGTTATCCCGACGAAACATCTGCACCTGGTGGCGGGCCCGATTAACCTCGCGCTGCCGGCGACGCGTGCGCGCGGGCAAATGTCGAAAATGGACCTCGAAGACGAGACGGCGGAATCGTTCGGGGTATCGAAACTCACCGACTTCACGTGGAAGCAGAACCTTGACCTGTATGCTTGCATCGAGTGCGGCCGCTGCCAGGATTTCTGTCCAACGTATAACACCGGCAAGCCGCTCAAGCCCAAGCACCTGATCGTAGACCTGAAACACCACCTGCTGCGCGACGGCCCGCGTCTGCTCGCCGGGGGGCCAAACGGCGCTGTCGCGGCCTTGCCGCAACTCGCCGGCGGCGTACTCGATGTCGAGGCGGTCTGGGCCTGCACGACGTGCCTGGCGTGCGTGGCCCATTGTCCGATGGGCATCGAGCACGTGGACAAGCTGACCGGCCTGCGCCGCTATCTCACATTGACCGAGGCGGCCACACCCGAGCAGGGCAATGTCGCGTTCCGCAACATGGAAACGGCGGGCAACCCGTGGGGCTTCGCGCAGGCCGAGCGCGGGGCGTGGGCTGATGGCCTGGATGTGCCAATCATGGCGGGTAAGCGCGAGGCCGACGTGCTATATTGGGTGGGCTGCAGCGGCTCGTACGACGACCGGACCAAACGCATCTCGCGGGCGATGGTGCGTATCCTCCAAGCCGCGGGGGTCGATTTCGCAATTCTCGGGGCGGAGGAGCGCTGCACCTGTGAAAGCGCCCGCCGGCTTGGCAACGAATACCTGTATCAGACGGCCACGCAGGAGATTGCCGAGACGCTGGCGCAGTATCGGTTCAAGCGTATTCTCACGGCCTGCCCCCATTGTTTCAACACCTTCAAGAACGAATACCCGGATTTCGGCGCGCGGCACGAAGTGGTGCATCACGCGGAATTCATCGCGGAACTGCTTCGAAGCGGGCGTATTGTCCTCAAGTCGCAGCGCGCCGCCCGGCTCGTCTACCACGATTCCTGCTATCTGGGCCGCTACAGCGGCATTTACGATGCGCCGCGCACGGTGTTCGCGGCGGCCGGCTATGAGCTCGTATCCGCGCCGCGCGAACGCGAGCACGGTTTCTGTTGCGGGGCGGGCGGGGGCCGCATGTGGCTGGAGGAAACCGCGGGCGAAAAGATCAACACGGTCCGCGCGCGGGAACTGCTCGCGACCGATGCGAAAGTGATTGGCGCGGCGTGCCCGTTCTGCATGACGATGCTAAGCGACGGCGTGAAGAGCGCGGATGCGGGCCAGACATCCGTGATTGACGTGGCGGAAGTTGTCGCCACACTCCTGATAGAGGCGCCGGACTTGACAACGGCGCAGGCGAGTGGAGGACAACCAGCACCGTGATCCTGGAACACTTCGAAGAGGAACACCACCTGTTCCGCCAGAGCGCGCGCAAGTTCATCGAGCGCGAGGTAGCGCCGTATCAGTCGCAGTGGGAGAAGGACGGCATAGTCCCGCGCGAGTTGTGGCGCAAAGCGGGCGAACAGGGGCTGCTCTGTCCCGATGTGCCGGAGGAATACGGCGGGTCCGGAATCCGGGACTACCGTTACCACCAGGTGCTTGCCGAGGAACTGGTGCATACCAGCGGCGCGGGCGTGGGTTTCAGCGTGCACACGGACATGGTCGTGCCCTACATCACGCATTTCGGGAGTGAAGCGCAGAAACGGAAGTACCTGCCGAAGGCGGTCAGCGGCGAGTGCATTACCGCCGTGGCGATGACGGAACCGAACACGGGCAGCGATCTGAGCGGCATCCAGACGCGGGCCGAGCGCCGCGGGGACTGTTACGTTCTGAATGGGCAGAAGACGTTTATCACGAACGGCATCTTGAACGATCTCGTCATCGTCGCGGCGCGCACCGGTTCGGAGGAAGACCGCCAGAACATCAGCTTGTTGATTGTGGAACGCGGCATGGATGGCTACGAGCGGGGCCGCAACCTCGAAAAGGTCGGGCTGCACGCGCAGGATACGGCGGAACTCTTTTTCCGTGATGTGCGCGTGCCTGTCGAGAACCGCATTGGCGAGGAAGGGTGCGGTTTCGCGTACCTGATGCAGCGGCTGCCGCAGGAGCGGTTGTCTATCGCCGCGTCGGGCCTGTCCAGCGCGGAAAGCGCGCTGGAAATGGCGGTGAACTACTGCCGGGAACGGACGGCCTTCGGGCGTCCGATCGGCAAGTTTCAGCACAGCCGGTTCAAGCTTGCGGAAATGAAAACCGAGATCGAGATCGGGCGCGTGTTTGTCAACCACTGCGTGCAACTGCACAACCACGGTCAATTGACGCCCGAACGCGCCGCCATGGCGAAGTGGTGGATCACGGAGATGCAGTTGCGCGTGATCAACGCGGGCGTGCAATTGCACGGCGGATACGGCTACATGCTCGAATACCCGATCGCCCGCGCGTTCGTGGACTCGCGGGCCCAGACGATCTACGGCGGGACCACGGAAATCATGAAGGAGATAATCGGCCGTTCCATGGGGTTCTGACCCCACGGCGCCATTGCGGCTCTAGTCATAAAAGGAGTTTCTTTGGTCATGAGCAACGTTTTGACGGACATGCGTAATCTGCGATTCCTGCTGTACGAGGTGCTGAAGGCCGACGAAGTGACCCGATATCCCTTCTTCGCGGACCACTCGCGCGAGACCTTCGACATGGCGCTCGACGCCGCGTATCAACTGGCGCGGGAAGTGTTCTGGCCCTCGTTTCAGGAGTGCGACCGCATCGGCGTCGCGTTCGACGGCAAACAGGTGCGCGTGCCGGAGGCGGTGCATGAGATCTGGCGGCACTGCAAGGAAGGCGGCTGGTTCGCGCCGGTGGCGGCCTGCGAATTCGGCGGCCAGCAATTCCCGCACAGCCTGTACGCCGCCGCGCTGTTCCTCTTCAACTGCGCCAATACGACCGCCGCGATGTATGTGAGCGGCGCATACGGTGCGGGGCACCTCATCGACGAATTCGGCAGCCCTGAAATGAAGGCGAAGTACCTGCCGCCGCTGTACACGGGCGAATGGGGCGGCACCATGGCGCTGACCGAGCCGGACGTGGGAACCTCCGTCGGCGATATCAAGACCACTGCCGTCAAGGCGGCCGACGGCGACTATTACCTGCTCAAGGGCACGAAGCGCTTCATCTCCAGCGGTGACCAGGACATCACGGAAAACATCATTCACCCGGTGCTCGCGCGCATCAAGGATGCGCCGCCGGGCGTGAAGGGGCTGAGCCTGTTTCTCGTGCCCAAGTACCGGGTGAACGGCGACGGCAGCATCGGCGCGTTTAACGACGTCGTGACCGCGGGTGTCGAGCACAAAATGGGCCTGAAAGCGTCGGCAACGTGCACGCTGATCTTCGGCGAGCACGACGACTGCCGCGCGTGGCTTATCGGCGAGGCGAACAACGGGCTGCAGTACATGTTCCAGCTGATGAACCGGGCGCGCATCTATGTCGGCATCCAGGCGGTGGCCGGCGCGTCCGCCGCGTATCAATGCGCGCTGCAGTACGCGCGCGAGCGGCTCCAGGGCCGCGATGTGACCTGCCGCGACCCGCTGGCGCCGCAGGTGCCGATCATCGAGCACACGGATGTGCGCAACATGCTGCTGCGGCAGAAAGCCTTCATCGAGGGCGTACTGGGCATGATTCTTTATTGCGCCAAGTCGGCGGATATCCGCGAGCACATCGACGACGAGGCGGAGAAGGAACGGCTCCAGCAGTTGCTGGAGCTGCTGACGCCGTGCTGCAAGGCCTACGTCTCGGACGGCGCTTTCGAGTCGATCCGGCTGGCGATGCAGTGCCTGGGCGGCGCGGGCTATTGCGAGGAGTTTCCCATCGCGCAGATGCTGCGCGACAACAAGGTCTTCTCCATCTATGAGGGCGCCAACGGCATCCAGGCGCTCGACCTGCTCGGGCGCAAGGTGCCGATGGAGCAGGGCGCGGCCGTGCGCACGCTCATGGCGGAGATCACCCGCGCCATCGACGAAGCGTCGGCAATGCCGCCGCTCCAGCCGCTGGCCGGCAAGGTGCAGGTGGCGATGAACGAGGTAGGGGCGACGCTCATGCATCTGGCGGGCGTCGGTCTCTCCGGCGACATTCCGCTCTACGTCGCGAACGCCACGGCGTTCCTCGACATGTTCTCGCGCCTGATCATGGCGTGGCAGTTGTTGCTCCAGGCCGTCGCGGCGCAGCGCGCGCTGGACGCGGGCGCGGCGGAGGAATCGTTCTACCGGGGCAAAATCGAGACGGTCCGTTTCTACGTCAACCAGGAACTGCCGCACGCGCTTTCGACCGCCTCGCTCCTGCGCGAAAACGAGCGCACCGCGCTGGATTTCAAGCCGGAGTGGTTTTCCTGACAACACCCTGGCTCTTCGGCGTTCCGCCCGCGAACTCGACTTGCGGCCGGAACGCTGATGGCCTTTCTCGCCGGCGCGCCGGGTCCTATGCCTGTTCGTCCGCGGAAGGGCCATAGAGCGACGGCAGGGGGACATCGTGCATGCGCAGATAGACGGTCAGTTGCCCGCGGTGGTGGACCGTGTGATTAATCAGCATCGAGCGCACGACCGCCACGCGCGGCAGTTCCATGACGACCTTGCCCTCCACCTTCATGCGCCACACGGCCAGCATGTGGGCGTCGCTTTGGCCGGTCAGCGCCCGGATGGCCTCTGCAACGTTATCATCGTGGCTCTTCAGCAGTTCCGCCCGGTTTGCGGCCAGAAAGGGTGTGTAGGCTTCCCTTTTCAGTTCGAAGACGTCGGTCTGGACNNNNNNNNNNNNNNNNNNNNNNNNNNNNNNNNNNNNNNNNNNNNNNNNNNNNNNNNNNNNNNNNNNNNNNNNNNNNNNNNNNNNNNNNNNNNNNNNNNNNCCGCACGTGTGTTTTTGGGAAACGCGCGTGCGCGCAAAGGGGAGAGAGCGCACTATGCGTAGAGTTGCATTCATGGCATTGCTTGGCCTGCTGATATTGGCGACGGTGTCCGCCGTGGCCGAGCTGCAGCAGGTGTCGGTGGGCGGTTCCGTGCGCATCCGCGGCAACTACGTGAGCAACGAACTGACCGGTCCGCTGCCGCAACCGCGATGGCTGCCGCCTTTGCTGGGCGGCCGGCCTATCGGCGGGCCGTTCAACCCCGCGGTGGCCAGTATTTACCACTGGGACAATGACGGCCCGGACTATTCGTCGGTCGAGATGCGCACGCGCCTGCATGTCCGCGCGGACTTCACGGATGACGTGAGCACGTTCATTGAGGTGGATTCTTATGACAATTGGGGCGAGGACTTCCGCTCCAATTACATCACCGGCGTGGACGGCCGCGCCGCGACCGGCGACGATGTCGAGATTTTCCAGGCGTACATTGAAGCGCGCGACCTTTGGGATTCGCCGCTGAGTCTGCGCATCGGGCGCCAGGAACTGGCCTTTGGCAGCCAGTGGCTGGTTGGCCCTCGCGACTTCGGCTTCTTCTTCACGGGCATTTCGTTCGACGCGCTGCGCCTCACGTACGCCGCGGACACGTTCACGGTCGACGCGTGGGCCAGCAAGCTCGCGGAGCGGTTCTCCGACTTCGGCGACGCGGACGTGGATTTCTACGGCCTGTACGGCAGCTACACCGGTATCGAGGGGCATACCCTGGACGCTTACTGGATGATGCTGCGCGACGACACCGGCATCGAGGACGTGGCGGGCGGCCCCGTCACCGAATGGATTGAAGACCTCTGGGGCGTCGATGACTACGGCGCCACCACGCTGCACACCGCCGGAGTGCGCGCCGCTGGCAAGTTTGGCGCGTTCGACTACGACGCGGAAGTGGCGTATCAGTTCGGCGAAGCCGACGCCATCGGCACGACTTTCAAGCCGGGCCTCTATGGCGACGATGACGCGGACTTCGACAATCTGGGCGCGAAACTTGAGCTCGGCTACGCGTTCGACGCGGCCTGGCATCCGCGTGTCTTCACCGCGTTCCGGTATTATGGCGGCGAAGACAACCGCGACATCTCGTTCTGGGAGTGGTTGAATCCCTTCGATAAGCCCGAGGCGAGCATCAACTTCAATCGCCTGTTCTCGAACGATATTCTCAGCGGGTTCATCGATGCGAACAACGACTTCACGAACGCCTGGTACGCGCGCGTCGGCCTGATGACTGCGCCCACGGAAAAACTGCGGACGATGTTCTGGGTCTCGTATTACGAGTCCCTGGAGGACTTCGACGCGCCGCGCCACTTCACCCTTGGCAAGATGCGCATCCCCATCCTGCCGGGCGCCTCGTGGTGGACTCAGGCGAACGACGACGACCTTGGCATCGACGTGATGCTTGCGCTCACGTATCTGTACAGCCAAGACCTCTCGTTCGACATCGGCTGGACTCACCTGTTCACGGGCGACGGCTATGCCCAGGGCAACTACAACAGCTTCAACGGTCTGGTGTTCAACGGCGGCAGCGACGATGACGACGCCGACTACGTCTTCGCCGGCTGCCGGGTGGACTTCTGACCGGCAGTTCAAGCGTTAGCAGCGGGGCCCCGCGGGTTGCCGCGGGGCCTTGGTCTTACTGGCCACTGCCCGTACAATCGTGATACAACGTTGTCTTCAGCGCGGAGGAGTGAGCCATGCTGCTGCAGCCGATGGACTGGGCGATCATCGCCGTCTATTTCCTTGTTTCCCTGCTGATTGGCGTCGCGGTGACGCGCCGCGCCGGCAGCAGCGCCGCGGAATTCTTCGCGGCGGGGCGTTCCATGCCGTGGTGGCTGCTCGGTGTGTCCATGGTCGCCACCACTTTCTCGACGGACACGCCGAATCTGGTCACTAACATGGTGCGCAAGAACGGCGTGGCCGGGAACTGGGAATGGTGGGCGTTCTTGCTCACCGGCATGTTGACGGTGTTCCTGTACGCGCGGCTCTGGAAGCGGTCGGGCGTATTGACCGACGTCGAGTTCTACGAAATGCGGTACAGCGGCAAGACGGCCGCATTCCTGCGCGGATTCCGCGCGCTGTACCTGGGCGTGATTTTCAACGTCATCGTCATGGCCTCGGTATCGCTTGCCGCCATCAAGATCGGCCGGGTCATGCTCAACCTGACGCCGGTTCAGACAATACTCATCGCGTCCGTGGTCACCGCGGTCTACAGCGCGCTCGGCGGCTTGCTCGGCGTGCTCTGGACCGATTTCTTCCAGTTCCTTCTGGCCATGCTTGGTTCGCTTGCCGCGGCCTACTACGCGCTTTCGCTGCCTGAGGTGGGCGGTCTCGCGGGCCTGCTTGCCCACGAAAACGTGCAGTCGCGGCTCAGCCTGCTCCCCCGGTTCGACGACCCCTCGCTGCTGCTCGGCGTCTTTCTCATTCCGCTGTGCGTGCAATGGTGGGCGGCGTATTATCCGGGCGCGGAACCCGGCGGCGGCGGCTACATCGCGCAGCGCATGCTGGCCGCGAAAGACGAGAAGCACGCACTCGGCGCGGTGTTCTTCTTTAATGCGGCGCACTACGCGCTGAGGCCCTGGCCGTGGATCATTGTCGCCCTGTGCTCCCTGGTCGTCTTTCCGGACCTGGACGCCATGCGTGACCGGTTCCCGTACGCGGCGGATGTCATCAATCACGATATGGGTTACCCCGCCATGCTGACGTTTCTCCCGACCGGGCTGCTGGGCGTGGTCGTGGCCTCGCTGATTGCGGCGTATATGTCCACGATTGCCACCCACCTTAACTGGGGCGCCTCCTACATCGTCAACGATTTCTACAAACGCTTTGTCCGGCCCCGCAGCAGCGACCGGCATCTGGTGTTCATCGGGCGCGTCGCCACGGTCCTGCTGATGGCGGGCGCCGGTTACCTTGCGCTGCAGATGG
This genomic interval from Candidatus Hydrogenedentota bacterium contains the following:
- a CDS encoding TetR/AcrR family transcriptional regulator, whose translation is MNRTIVDLEAGLDMKARITAAAIRLFGAHGYEGASLQAIADAVGIRKQSLLHHFPSKETLHRHVVESLVVYWKNELPRLLAATESGYGRFDATMTALVQFFLEDPDRARLTVREMLDRPAMLAAMMREHLSPWARLIADYIRMGQDSGLIRADIRPESYLIQVMLMIIATAGLGPVASVLVHGDHEESRPDVAELVRIAHDSLFKKPRSVRAQ
- a CDS encoding electron transfer flavoprotein subunit alpha/FixB family protein, with translation MSVLVLLEQRGELKPCAFEAATAAGKVARAAGLELNAVYIGQALADQADLLKGFGFGKVFAYERGELGHYSNDAYVPIVRDLVRELGARVVIGSATALGREYCASVAARLGAELLQDCLDVWWDGGLMARKPVYAGKVLSDVRVTGAPAMVSLRPNVIPVVREGDAAPEVVRREMPSVTLRTVLKQAAEAAAGTVELTEAKIVVSGGRGIGGPENWPVLQALCDVLGAALGASRAAVDAGWIHHAHQVGQTGKVVSPDVYIACGISGAIQHQAGMRTSKIIVAINKDTNAPIFKLCDYGIVGDLFEVAPMLTEELRKVRAA
- a CDS encoding 4Fe-4S dicluster domain-containing protein translates to MLTLPEKVLFALVLAGAASYFAVRIATLVRLIRLGKPDPDHRSFKSGIGGALIDVFTQRKVFRKPAVGLLHICIVWGFFVFAVNTVNHFTGAFLPGFRLFGATSLSLYYASLADIFAVLIIAGVAGLAVRRYAFRPESLTPRSVESAVVFLGIGGAMAAYLLSHAAAVAMDRLDHASYYVISARLAQVFSGMGALPLTVFAHAAWWADALLHLMLVALLVIPTKHLHLVAGPINLALPATRARGQMSKMDLEDETAESFGVSKLTDFTWKQNLDLYACIECGRCQDFCPTYNTGKPLKPKHLIVDLKHHLLRDGPRLLAGGPNGAVAALPQLAGGVLDVEAVWACTTCLACVAHCPMGIEHVDKLTGLRRYLTLTEAATPEQGNVAFRNMETAGNPWGFAQAERGAWADGLDVPIMAGKREADVLYWVGCSGSYDDRTKRISRAMVRILQAAGVDFAILGAEERCTCESARRLGNEYLYQTATQEIAETLAQYRFKRILTACPHCFNTFKNEYPDFGARHEVVHHAEFIAELLRSGRIVLKSQRAARLVYHDSCYLGRYSGIYDAPRTVFAAAGYELVSAPREREHGFCCGAGGGRMWLEETAGEKINTVRARELLATDAKVIGAACPFCMTMLSDGVKSADAGQTSVIDVAEVVATLLIEAPDLTTAQASGGQPAP
- a CDS encoding acyl-CoA dehydrogenase family protein; this translates as MILEHFEEEHHLFRQSARKFIEREVAPYQSQWEKDGIVPRELWRKAGEQGLLCPDVPEEYGGSGIRDYRYHQVLAEELVHTSGAGVGFSVHTDMVVPYITHFGSEAQKRKYLPKAVSGECITAVAMTEPNTGSDLSGIQTRAERRGDCYVLNGQKTFITNGILNDLVIVAARTGSEEDRQNISLLIVERGMDGYERGRNLEKVGLHAQDTAELFFRDVRVPVENRIGEEGCGFAYLMQRLPQERLSIAASGLSSAESALEMAVNYCRERTAFGRPIGKFQHSRFKLAEMKTEIEIGRVFVNHCVQLHNHGQLTPERAAMAKWWITEMQLRVINAGVQLHGGYGYMLEYPIARAFVDSRAQTIYGGTTEIMKEIIGRSMGF
- a CDS encoding acyl-CoA dehydrogenase gives rise to the protein MSNVLTDMRNLRFLLYEVLKADEVTRYPFFADHSRETFDMALDAAYQLAREVFWPSFQECDRIGVAFDGKQVRVPEAVHEIWRHCKEGGWFAPVAACEFGGQQFPHSLYAAALFLFNCANTTAAMYVSGAYGAGHLIDEFGSPEMKAKYLPPLYTGEWGGTMALTEPDVGTSVGDIKTTAVKAADGDYYLLKGTKRFISSGDQDITENIIHPVLARIKDAPPGVKGLSLFLVPKYRVNGDGSIGAFNDVVTAGVEHKMGLKASATCTLIFGEHDDCRAWLIGEANNGLQYMFQLMNRARIYVGIQAVAGASAAYQCALQYARERLQGRDVTCRDPLAPQVPIIEHTDVRNMLLRQKAFIEGVLGMILYCAKSADIREHIDDEAEKERLQQLLELLTPCCKAYVSDGAFESIRLAMQCLGGAGYCEEFPIAQMLRDNKVFSIYEGANGIQALDLLGRKVPMEQGAAVRTLMAEITRAIDEASAMPPLQPLAGKVQVAMNEVGATLMHLAGVGLSGDIPLYVANATAFLDMFSRLIMAWQLLLQAVAAQRALDAGAAEESFYRGKIETVRFYVNQELPHALSTASLLRENERTALDFKPEWFS
- a CDS encoding damage-inducible protein DinB, whose product is VQTDVFELKREAYTPFLAANRAELLKSHDDNVAEAIRALTGQSDAHMLAVWRMKVEGKVVMELPRVAVVRSMLINHTVHHRGQLTVYLRMHDVPLPSLYGPSADEQA
- a CDS encoding alginate export family protein; this translates as MRRVAFMALLGLLILATVSAVAELQQVSVGGSVRIRGNYVSNELTGPLPQPRWLPPLLGGRPIGGPFNPAVASIYHWDNDGPDYSSVEMRTRLHVRADFTDDVSTFIEVDSYDNWGEDFRSNYITGVDGRAATGDDVEIFQAYIEARDLWDSPLSLRIGRQELAFGSQWLVGPRDFGFFFTGISFDALRLTYAADTFTVDAWASKLAERFSDFGDADVDFYGLYGSYTGIEGHTLDAYWMMLRDDTGIEDVAGGPVTEWIEDLWGVDDYGATTLHTAGVRAAGKFGAFDYDAEVAYQFGEADAIGTTFKPGLYGDDDADFDNLGAKLELGYAFDAAWHPRVFTAFRYYGGEDNRDISFWEWLNPFDKPEASINFNRLFSNDILSGFIDANNDFTNAWYARVGLMTAPTEKLRTMFWVSYYESLEDFDAPRHFTLGKMRIPILPGASWWTQANDDDLGIDVMLALTYLYSQDLSFDIGWTHLFTGDGYAQGNYNSFNGLVFNGGSDDDDADYVFAGCRVDF
- a CDS encoding Na+:solute symporter, encoding MLLQPMDWAIIAVYFLVSLLIGVAVTRRAGSSAAEFFAAGRSMPWWLLGVSMVATTFSTDTPNLVTNMVRKNGVAGNWEWWAFLLTGMLTVFLYARLWKRSGVLTDVEFYEMRYSGKTAAFLRGFRALYLGVIFNVIVMASVSLAAIKIGRVMLNLTPVQTILIASVVTAVYSALGGLLGVLWTDFFQFLLAMLGSLAAAYYALSLPEVGGLAGLLAHENVQSRLSLLPRFDDPSLLLGVFLIPLCVQWWAAYYPGAEPGGGGYIAQRMLAAKDEKHALGAVFFFNAAHYALRPWPWIIVALCSLVVFPDLDAMRDRFPYAADVINHDMGYPAMLTFLPTGLLGVVVASLIAAYMSTIATHLNWGASYIVNDFYKRFVRPRSSDRHLVFIGRVATVLLMAGAGYLALQMESALDSFKIILNIGAGTGLLFILRWFWWRINAVSEIVALIVSFVVALYFQFWHAKTGLPQPDDWMRLCLIVVITTACWLPATFLTKPARQDVLIAFYRKVQPGGPGWRRFIERAEADGHSMRDVDRLGQLPLGILCMLLGCVSIYAALFATGYWIYGQYALAGTLTAVFVVTAAVLVRLWTLLVHPLRIQMTIRVKARDEGGVR